In Patescibacteria group bacterium, the genomic window AATTTTTCCAAGTCTAACCATTTATGTTTGCCTCCTTTTAGAGATCCATAAAACAAATTAAATCCATCTATATAAACACAGGCATTTTTTATTTCAGTCATGAAAGTTTTTAGATAAAAAGCAAGGACTGCCGAAGCAGTCCCGCGTTCTGCCACCGAAGCAACAGAAGTAGTATGATTATATTATACATTGTTTTTGTAAAAAGTCAATAATTTAAAATAACCATAAATGGACGGTAGTCAAACTTTTCATTTTTACCCAATAAAAACAGCCCCTTTCGGGACTGCTCTTCTCGTTATGAGCGGGTAACGGGAATCGGACCCGTCTTTCCACCTTGGCAAGGTGATGTAATAGCCACTATACCATACCCGCCTACGCTGAAGCTTCGGCGGGCAGGCCCGCTGATGCTCCTGTTTAACCTTGTTTGCAATAATATGACAGAAAGCCTACCATAAGACAATGTAAATACCTGTAAAATAAAAAGTTAAGAAGTGTTTCTTAGCTAAGATTATTATAAATCATACTTATTTTTTTGACAAGGGCTAATTTTTGAAATATTTTTCCAAAACAATTCTCCATATTTCCATTGTATCATCTTTATAACCCTCTCTATATATCCCAGAAAGTCCTGGATTTGGATTTACTTCTATTACTATAAAATTATCAGGAAAATCAGAATCACCATCAACAAAAATATCAATTCCGCAAACTTTCAATGAAAAAACTTTCATCAACCCGGAAACCCATTTGTTAATTTGCGTTGGTACAACTTTCTTATAATTTTTAATCTCACCTCCTGCAGACAGGTTTGCTTTTGATGATATGTTAATTTTTCTATTCTTGGGGAGAATAGATTCAAGATTAAAACCATTTTTACTCAAAACACCCCTAAAGAAAATATCTGTTTCGAGTATTTTATTTTTCTTTTTAGTTATTTTTTGATTTAGCTCAACCAACAACTCGTCTACCCTTTTCTTCCCATCACCGCGCAAACATGCCGACTTTCTTTGATACATAAATTGTACTCTACCATCAACAGCAAAGATTCTATATTCATCCAGGTTTTTGACCTCTTGAATAATCCCAATTTCAGATATTTTTTCAATTTTAGAAAGATGCTTTAATAATTCTCCTTCTTTATGTATTATCTCGGCTAACAAGCCGGAGCTTGAATCGTTTGGCTTAACAAACACCGGATATTTATCTTGAGCATAATTTAGAGCATCACATATTTCTCTTCCATTTTTTCTATAATCAATATGCTTGTCATTGAGAAAAAAATGCTCGCCCTTGATAGTCCGAAAGCCCTTTTCTTTTAAAATCTTTGTCGTCCATGTTTTATCTTTTGTAATACCGGAGGAAAACGAAAAATTAAGAGGAAAAGTTCCAGGACGCTGATTGCTTGAATAAAATGATTTTTTAGAATTAGAAATTTCCGCTAGATTATTTCCAACACGATCAACGATTTTAAAATCGTATTTATATTTTTTACAAGCTTCTTTTAACATTTGTAGTGAATATGGCAATTCGGGTTTCATTTTTTCTACATTAATTTTTTACCGTTTACTAATTTTTTATCAGGAACAGCCAATACAACCTCTCCTCCATCTTGAACAAAGCCTGTTATTAAAAATTCAGAAATAAAGGGGCCTATTTGTTTTGGAGGGAAATTTACAACTCCAATTATTTGTTTCCCTGCCAACTCATCCTTTGTATATAATTCCGTTATTTGAGCACTAGATTTTTTTATCCCAATTTCTTCACCAAAATCAACTGTTATTTTATAAGCTGGTTTTCTGGCTTCAGGGAAATCATTAACCTCAATAATTGTGCCGACACACAATTCAACTCTATCAAACTCATTCCATGTTATTTCTTTCATATTTTTTCAATTATGCTTACTATCTCCCCGAATGATGATATTATTTTATAAGGTTTACCCTCTTCCAGAGTTTCTCGACAATGAAAACCAAAATCAACCGCAATGGTTTTTAGACCAATCTCATTAGCCTCCATAATATCTCCGAGAGTGTCAGTAATAAAAATACAATCACTAGTTTCTAATTTATATTTTTCAAAAATATATTTGAATTTATCAACTTTAGATTTAGATGCTTTCCTCCCAAGCACTTCTTCAAAATTATTTATTATTCCATTATTTCCTAGATAATCTGAAACATTCTTTTCCTCCCCCGAGGTGACTACAAATAATATACTTTTTTCACCTAGTTTCAAAATAGCTTCCCTAGTTTCTTTTTTTATTTTTAAAAGGGAAATATCGTTACAGATAAATTCACCGTACCCCTTCCAATTTACATTTTTGAATTCCTCTGGAGTATTAAGGTAGAAATTTTTTTTATGCATATCCCTGTAATCTTCTTTCGAAAGACTAATTCCAGAGAAGTCTTTTACTTTTTTTCTATGAAATTCAAAAGTATCATGTATAACACCATCAAAATCAAATAATATTGCTTTCATTTATTTTACAATTTTTAATTTTATTATCTTTACTTCAGTTTCTGAGGATATTCCGATATTATAATATTTAGAATATGTTTCATAAATTTCTTTTTTATTCTTAAACACTTCATGCCCCTTTTTGTCACTTTCATTTAACTCTCCAGAAGTTGTTATGTTGGTAGACAAAACTCTTGCTCTAGCGAATTTATTTCCATTCACATAACACAAAGAAAGCTCATCATTTTCTGAAATGCCTCTTTTATCATTTATCCTCCAAGTATTGGTTTTTTCTCCTTTTAAAATTAAGTCTGGTAGTGGCGCTGCAAATTCTAGTTTTTTCATAATATTTCTAGTCTACGTACGTACGCGCGTACGTACGTTCATTAGTACGTTAACAAAATTTAAAAGATGGGAACCAGACCCATTCCAATTATCATTACTTTTTAAATTTAATGAAAAATCCTTTATTAATTATATAATATTAGGTGTTTTTTGGAAATAGCCAAAAAAAATAAGGCTCTAAACTATAAAACCTTACCTTTTGTGTCAAAACTATTTTTTTAAAGAATCCCTTATTTCTCTCAAAAGGACAATATCCTCAGGAGTCGGAACTACTTTTTCTTTTTCTTCTTCTTTCTTTTTAAATTTATTGATTTGTTTTACAGCTATAAATATTGCGAATGCAATAATAACAAAATCTATGACAGAATTAATAAACATTCCATAGTTTAATGTAACTGCCTCAGCATCACCAGCTGCTTTTTTTAAAGTAATTGCTAAATTTGAAAAGTCTACACCACCCAGCATGACACCTATCGGTGGCATGACAATATCAGATACAAAGGAGCTAACAATTTTTCCAAAAGCTCCACCAATTATAATACCAACTGCCAAATCAATAACATTACCCTTAACAGCAAACTCTTTAAATTCTTTAAACATAAATTTTTATATAAATATTATTTATTAATATAATTAAAAATAAATTAAAATAGTATTACTCTTTAATTACACAAAGATTGTTTTCACACTCCAATTCTCCCGTGAAAACAAAGTCACACTGAATTTTAGGAGGGTTTTTCGTACAATATTCAATTTTTTCTTTTTTATATTTATCAATATTTTCTTTGCTGACAACTTTTATTTTGCAATCTTCGCAATCACTGTAAAAAATAAGGCAATCATCTTTTGAGGTACAAGTCTCCTCTTTTTTGTCTATAACACCAGCGCACTCCAAGTCATCCACGCT contains:
- a CDS encoding HAD hydrolase-like protein, with translation MKAILFDFDGVIHDTFEFHRKKVKDFSGISLSKEDYRDMHKKNFYLNTPEEFKNVNWKGYGEFICNDISLLKIKKETREAILKLGEKSILFVVTSGEEKNVSDYLGNNGIINNFEEVLGRKASKSKVDKFKYIFEKYKLETSDCIFITDTLGDIMEANEIGLKTIAVDFGFHCRETLEEGKPYKIISSFGEIVSIIEKI
- the mscL gene encoding large-conductance mechanosensitive channel protein MscL, which encodes MFKEFKEFAVKGNVIDLAVGIIIGGAFGKIVSSFVSDIVMPPIGVMLGGVDFSNLAITLKKAAGDAEAVTLNYGMFINSVIDFVIIAFAIFIAVKQINKFKKKEEEKEKVVPTPEDIVLLREIRDSLKK
- a CDS encoding tRNA-binding protein; its protein translation is MKEITWNEFDRVELCVGTIIEVNDFPEARKPAYKITVDFGEEIGIKKSSAQITELYTKDELAGKQIIGVVNFPPKQIGPFISEFLITGFVQDGGEVVLAVPDKKLVNGKKLM